The Euryarchaeota archaeon genome includes a region encoding these proteins:
- a CDS encoding aspartate aminotransferase family protein has product MNLEEMKAIETRHESGVFPKRHVDIVRGKGVKVWDSKGREYLDFGANYGVLNVGHNNDAVVKAIKRQADKLIYVPQTHFTEERAGLLDRLAKIAPNGLSKTFLSNSGAEAVEAAIKFARAATGKTGIVSTKWAFHGRTFGALSATYKPEYREPFGPLVPGFSFVTHGSNGELEKAVTSETAAFIIEVVQGEGGVRIVPPDYLRAARRITSAVGALLIIDEIQSGLGRTGRMWALDHFGGEPDIVCVAKSIAGGLPAGATLMRPEVATLPVAAHGNTFGGSPLVCAAANATLDYIVENDLPARAAKMGDALLSGLRSLKSPKIRETRGLGLMCALELRERAGPVLTALIDEGVICLPAGATTIRLLPPLVVEQDQIDFALSRIDRVLSTGS; this is encoded by the coding sequence ATGAATCTCGAGGAAATGAAGGCGATCGAGACGCGGCACGAATCCGGGGTGTTCCCGAAGCGGCATGTGGACATCGTCCGCGGCAAGGGGGTCAAGGTGTGGGACTCGAAAGGCCGCGAATACCTGGATTTCGGGGCGAATTACGGTGTCTTGAACGTCGGGCACAACAACGACGCCGTCGTCAAGGCGATCAAACGCCAGGCCGACAAGTTGATCTACGTCCCGCAGACCCATTTCACGGAGGAACGCGCGGGACTTCTCGACAGGCTCGCGAAGATCGCGCCCAATGGCCTTTCGAAGACCTTCCTCTCGAACTCGGGTGCCGAGGCCGTCGAGGCGGCCATAAAGTTCGCCCGCGCCGCGACAGGCAAGACCGGGATAGTCTCGACGAAATGGGCCTTCCATGGGCGCACTTTCGGGGCCCTCTCGGCCACCTACAAGCCCGAGTACCGTGAACCGTTCGGACCGCTTGTCCCGGGGTTCTCCTTCGTTACGCACGGAAGCAACGGCGAGCTGGAAAAAGCGGTCACGTCCGAGACGGCCGCCTTCATCATCGAAGTCGTCCAGGGGGAAGGCGGCGTTAGAATCGTCCCCCCCGATTACCTCCGCGCCGCCCGGCGGATAACGAGCGCCGTCGGCGCCCTCCTCATCATCGACGAGATCCAATCTGGCCTTGGCCGGACGGGGCGGATGTGGGCGCTCGACCACTTCGGGGGCGAACCCGACATCGTCTGCGTCGCGAAATCGATCGCTGGAGGGCTTCCAGCGGGCGCCACGTTGATGCGGCCCGAGGTCGCAACACTCCCCGTCGCGGCCCACGGGAACACGTTCGGCGGATCACCGCTCGTCTGCGCCGCCGCGAACGCAACGCTCGATTACATCGTGGAAAACGACCTGCCGGCAAGGGCCGCGAAGATGGGCGACGCGCTTCTCTCGGGGCTACGGTCCTTGAAAAGCCCGAAGATCCGGGAGACGCGGGGCCTCGGCCTCATGTGCGCGCTCGAACTAAGGGAAAGGGCCGGACCGGTGCTGACGGCGCTGATAGACGAGGGCGTCATCTGTCTTCCTGCTGGAGCGACCACGATCCGCCTGCTTCCTCCACTCGTTGTGGAACAAGACCAGATCGACTTCGCCCTGTCCCGCATCGACAGGGTCCTTTCCACCGGGAGTTGA
- a CDS encoding [LysW]-aminoadipate kinase: MIVLKIGGAAGVATEKIVQDLRGRRDVVVVHGGSDAANVLSEKLGHPPRFITSPSGHVSRFTDSETLDIFTMALAGVNARLVAGMRKSGINAVGLSGIDGGLLMARRKDTVRSVEHGKTMILRGDHTGTIDGVNTALLTLLLSHGYVPVIGVPVLGHEGDVLNADADRAAAQVAGAMKAEALVILTNVPGVLRDPSDRSTLIAAIARSAIDETIERFAQGRMKKKLLGAKEAIEAGVPRVILALASVEKPLTRAIEGVGTVIS; the protein is encoded by the coding sequence GTGATCGTCTTGAAGATCGGGGGCGCGGCGGGCGTCGCGACCGAAAAGATCGTCCAGGACCTGCGGGGCCGCCGTGACGTCGTCGTGGTCCATGGGGGTAGCGACGCGGCGAACGTCCTCTCGGAAAAGTTGGGCCACCCACCGCGCTTCATCACGTCCCCATCAGGCCACGTTTCTCGTTTCACGGACTCCGAGACGCTGGACATCTTCACGATGGCGCTTGCGGGAGTGAACGCAAGGCTCGTGGCAGGAATGAGGAAATCCGGCATCAACGCGGTCGGCCTCTCAGGGATCGACGGGGGGCTCCTCATGGCCCGCAGGAAGGACACCGTACGGTCCGTGGAGCACGGCAAGACGATGATACTTCGCGGTGACCACACCGGGACCATCGACGGCGTGAACACGGCGTTGTTGACGCTCCTCCTTTCGCATGGATACGTCCCTGTGATCGGGGTCCCCGTGCTGGGCCACGAGGGCGATGTCCTGAATGCCGATGCCGACAGGGCGGCGGCGCAGGTGGCGGGCGCCATGAAGGCCGAGGCGCTCGTTATCTTGACGAACGTGCCGGGGGTCTTACGCGACCCGAGCGACAGGTCGACCTTGATCGCGGCGATCGCCCGTTCGGCCATTGACGAGACCATCGAGAGGTTCGCCCAAGGCAGGATGAAAAAGAAACTCCTCGGCGCCAAGGAGGCCATCGAGGCAGGTGTACCTCGCGTCATACTCGCCCTGGCGAGCGTCGAGAAGCCCCTCACGCGGGCCATCGAAGGCGTGGGAACGGTGATCTCATGA
- a CDS encoding N-acetyl-gamma-glutamyl-phosphate reductase: MTGRFRVSVVGASGYTGGELVRLLLRHPNVELGESTSDRFAGKAVSSTHPNLRKVTDAKYVRHSEVGESDVIVSCAPHGKSAPNARKLMDKCDRYFDLSADFRLRDAKTYEHHYGEHSDPELLSRSVYGIAELHRAEIKPALIVSGAGCIATSAIIPLWPLFMRGIADPSRVIIDSKVGSSAGGAESNRGTHHAERSGIVRAYAPTGHRHAAEVVQELTVAGVAPTVHFSAHAVELVRGILTTSHVFLKEEISEKDIWKLYREAYGSEPFVRIVKERDGINRLPEPKMLAGTNLIDIGFEREEGTDRLVVISALDNLTKGSAGAAVQNMNIALGLPEKSGLDFVGLHPV; the protein is encoded by the coding sequence TTGACGGGCCGTTTCCGCGTCTCTGTCGTCGGCGCCTCCGGGTACACCGGCGGCGAACTCGTACGCCTGCTTCTACGTCACCCAAACGTTGAACTCGGCGAGTCGACGAGCGACAGGTTCGCGGGGAAAGCGGTCTCCTCGACGCACCCAAACCTACGGAAGGTCACCGATGCCAAATACGTCCGTCATTCGGAGGTCGGCGAATCCGACGTGATCGTGTCGTGCGCGCCCCACGGAAAGAGCGCACCGAACGCCCGGAAACTGATGGACAAATGCGACCGCTACTTCGACCTGTCTGCGGATTTTCGCCTGCGCGACGCGAAGACATACGAGCACCACTACGGGGAGCACTCGGACCCGGAACTCCTTTCGAGAAGCGTCTATGGGATCGCCGAGCTCCACCGTGCAGAAATCAAACCTGCCTTGATCGTGAGCGGCGCCGGATGCATCGCCACTTCCGCCATCATCCCCCTCTGGCCACTGTTCATGCGAGGTATCGCCGACCCGTCGCGCGTCATCATAGACAGCAAGGTCGGTTCGTCCGCGGGAGGCGCCGAATCGAACAGGGGCACACACCACGCGGAGCGTAGCGGCATCGTCCGGGCCTACGCCCCGACGGGACACCGGCACGCAGCGGAGGTCGTGCAGGAGTTGACGGTGGCCGGCGTGGCCCCGACGGTGCATTTCAGCGCCCACGCGGTGGAACTGGTCCGTGGGATCCTCACGACGAGCCACGTGTTCCTGAAAGAGGAGATCTCCGAGAAGGACATCTGGAAACTCTATCGCGAGGCGTATGGAAGCGAGCCGTTCGTGAGGATAGTCAAGGAGCGGGACGGCATCAACCGCCTCCCCGAGCCGAAGATGCTAGCGGGGACCAATCTCATAGACATCGGCTTCGAGCGCGAGGAAGGCACGGACCGCCTCGTCGTGATATCGGCGCTCGATAACCTCACAAAGGGCTCCGCCGGGGCAGCGGTACAGAACATGAACATCGCCTTGGGACTGCCAGAAAAGAGCGGCCTCGACTTCGTGGGGCTACACCCGGTGTGA
- the lysX gene encoding lysine biosynthesis protein LysX: MKVGMLYSRIRLDEKMIIDAAKKRGIDLELIDDRELIFDVHDPRVFPDGRVQPGGSLAENRRWDDYDVVLERCISHSHALYALRSLEHHGIPTVNTYDVARVCGDKWETSLRLAKAGVPTPKTRVAFDPDTALKAIDEMGYPSVLKPVVGSWGRLMAKIDNRYTAEAIVEHKATLGSYLHSIFYVQEYVNKPGRDIRVFVVGDEVIAAIYRRSEHWITNTARGGNAEKAPIDKELHAMSLAGARAVGGGVLALDVMETGSGYTVHEVNYTMEFKNSVAPTGVDIPGKIMDHVIEVGKR; the protein is encoded by the coding sequence ATGAAAGTCGGCATGCTCTACTCGCGCATCCGGCTCGACGAGAAGATGATCATCGACGCCGCCAAGAAGCGGGGGATAGACCTCGAACTCATAGACGATCGTGAACTCATCTTCGACGTCCACGACCCGCGCGTCTTTCCGGACGGAAGGGTGCAGCCGGGCGGTTCCCTTGCCGAAAACCGGCGATGGGACGATTACGACGTCGTCCTCGAACGTTGCATCAGCCATAGCCACGCCCTCTATGCGCTACGCTCGCTCGAACACCACGGAATCCCTACCGTGAACACGTACGACGTCGCCCGGGTCTGCGGCGACAAGTGGGAAACATCGCTACGGCTCGCGAAGGCCGGTGTCCCCACCCCGAAAACACGCGTCGCTTTCGATCCAGACACCGCCCTCAAGGCCATCGACGAGATGGGCTATCCGAGTGTCCTCAAACCGGTGGTCGGTTCGTGGGGACGGCTCATGGCGAAGATCGACAACCGCTACACGGCGGAGGCGATAGTGGAGCACAAGGCGACGCTGGGCTCCTATCTACACAGCATCTTCTACGTCCAGGAGTACGTGAACAAGCCCGGTCGCGACATCCGGGTCTTCGTCGTCGGGGACGAGGTGATCGCCGCCATCTACCGGCGTTCCGAGCATTGGATCACGAACACGGCCCGCGGTGGAAACGCCGAGAAGGCCCCCATCGACAAGGAACTACACGCGATGTCGCTCGCCGGCGCTCGCGCGGTCGGCGGCGGCGTACTGGCGCTCGACGTCATGGAGACGGGATCGGGCTACACCGTCCACGAGGTCAACTATACGATGGAGTTCAAGAACAGCGTGGCCCCGACGGGCGTCGATATCCCCGGAAAGATCATGGACCACGTCATCGAGGTGGGAAAGCGTTGA
- the lysS gene encoding homocitrate synthase — protein sequence MVKLLDSTLREGEQTPGVSFSVEEKLEIASLLDGFGVEFIEAGHPAVSSEIFRAVKEVAGAGLDAEIVAHSRAMRADIDKAVEAGADWVGIFFSVADRRLESQFRKNVDQAVSLISDCVAYAKERGVKVRYTPEDTVRSDFSKVVRVARAAREAGADRIGIADTTGFMTPRRTYDFVQRLIDEVHAPVSMHCHNDLGMAVANSLAAVEAGAVVVDVSVNGLGERTGIAPLAETAAALKLRLGADNPWKLELLPRLSEVVEVHSRIPLSPQAPIVGRNAFSHNAGLHVSAVLQDPAHYESIPAHLVGRRRRMVVDKLSGRDAVRHRLEELGFKVSDGEVDKVLTLVKQRSLNDVADAALTRLLDEVNAAPMERSP from the coding sequence ATGGTGAAACTGCTCGACAGCACCTTGCGAGAGGGCGAACAGACGCCCGGCGTCTCCTTCAGCGTCGAGGAGAAACTGGAGATCGCAAGCCTCTTGGACGGGTTCGGCGTCGAATTCATCGAGGCGGGCCATCCGGCCGTCTCGAGCGAGATCTTCCGGGCTGTGAAGGAAGTCGCCGGAGCGGGGCTCGACGCGGAGATCGTCGCGCACTCGAGGGCGATGCGCGCCGACATCGACAAAGCGGTGGAGGCCGGCGCCGATTGGGTAGGCATCTTCTTCAGCGTCGCCGACCGCAGGCTCGAAAGTCAGTTCAGGAAGAACGTGGACCAGGCCGTGTCGCTCATCAGCGATTGCGTCGCCTACGCCAAGGAACGGGGCGTGAAGGTGCGCTACACGCCGGAAGACACCGTCCGAAGCGACTTCTCGAAAGTCGTACGCGTGGCCCGCGCCGCAAGGGAGGCTGGTGCGGACAGGATAGGCATCGCGGACACGACCGGGTTCATGACGCCCAGGCGCACCTATGATTTCGTCCAACGGTTGATCGACGAGGTGCACGCACCGGTGTCGATGCACTGCCACAACGACCTTGGCATGGCGGTCGCGAACAGCCTCGCCGCCGTCGAAGCGGGCGCCGTGGTCGTCGACGTCTCCGTGAACGGACTCGGCGAACGCACCGGGATCGCCCCCCTCGCGGAGACGGCCGCCGCACTGAAGCTTCGCCTCGGGGCCGACAACCCGTGGAAGCTGGAGCTCCTGCCGCGCCTCTCCGAAGTGGTCGAGGTCCACAGCCGCATACCTTTGAGCCCACAGGCCCCGATAGTGGGGCGCAACGCGTTCAGCCACAACGCGGGACTCCACGTCTCCGCCGTGCTCCAGGACCCGGCCCATTACGAATCCATCCCCGCCCACCTTGTAGGCAGGCGAAGACGCATGGTGGTGGACAAACTCTCTGGCCGCGACGCCGTCCGTCACCGATTGGAGGAGCTCGGGTTCAAGGTGAGCGATGGCGAGGTGGATAAGGTCCTCACGTTGGTGAAGCAACGAAGCCTCAACGACGTCGCGGACGCAGCGCTCACGCGTCTCCTTGACGAGGTCAACGCGGCCCCTATGGAGCGTTCGCCATGA
- the lysW gene encoding lysine biosynthesis protein LysW, translating to MAECIECGYEIATKEPVVGEIIGCPDCGVELEVVNLTPVEFEHAPEEKEDWGE from the coding sequence ATGGCCGAATGCATAGAATGCGGGTACGAGATAGCGACGAAGGAACCGGTGGTGGGCGAGATCATAGGTTGCCCCGACTGCGGGGTGGAACTGGAGGTCGTGAACCTCACGCCCGTCGAATTCGAGCACGCGCCCGAAGAGAAGGAAGACTGGGGCGAATAG
- a CDS encoding Lrp/AsnC family transcriptional regulator: MDALDAEIIEMLRRNAREPYVEIATRLKTSEGTIRARVKKLVADGSIRQFTLRTGGSTIKALVEVKVNANVPTDHVSRLIASWRGVENVWEVAGENDILVLIGVPATDSLNEIVERVRQMKEVSSTRSRLVLKEMTSVDGGA, from the coding sequence ATGGATGCATTGGATGCGGAAATCATAGAGATGCTGCGGCGTAACGCCCGAGAACCCTACGTGGAGATCGCAACACGCCTCAAGACCAGCGAAGGCACCATCCGGGCCCGGGTGAAGAAGCTCGTGGCCGACGGGAGCATCCGCCAATTCACGCTTCGCACCGGCGGGTCCACGATCAAGGCACTCGTCGAGGTCAAAGTCAACGCCAACGTCCCCACGGACCACGTTTCGCGCCTCATCGCTTCCTGGCGCGGCGTCGAAAACGTCTGGGAAGTGGCTGGCGAGAACGACATCCTCGTCCTCATCGGTGTCCCGGCCACGGACTCGCTGAACGAGATCGTCGAGCGGGTGCGCCAGATGAAAGAGGTTTCCTCGACAAGGAGCCGACTGGTATTGAAGGAGATGACAAGCGTTGACGGAGGTGCCTAA